The proteins below are encoded in one region of Sphingobacterium sp. R2:
- a CDS encoding acyl transferase translates to MTNWKDFFEIKTEDDFNQQCLEIYQFQSQHCKIYRDYIRILGKDKAPIEHYTQIPFLPIEFFKTQQVITEGMEAEIVFSSSGTTGMITSKHYVADLNIYERTFRGIFEDFYGPLSNIAVLALLPSYLERSGSSLIYMVDDLMEQSDQPESNYFLYNHQELYKTLVQLKNKGTKTILFGVTYALLDFIEQYAFDFPELIIMETGGMKGKRKEMVKEEIHQLLEKAFGVVGIHSEYGMTELLSQGYSSGQGIFQLPKWMKILIRDTNDPLSLIDSNKSGGINVIDLANRYSCSFIATQDLGKVHANGSFEILGRFDQSDIRGCNLLVQ, encoded by the coding sequence ATGACGAATTGGAAGGATTTTTTTGAGATTAAAACCGAGGACGATTTTAATCAGCAGTGTTTAGAGATCTACCAATTCCAAAGCCAGCATTGTAAAATTTATCGGGACTATATCCGCATCCTGGGAAAGGATAAGGCCCCCATTGAACACTATACGCAGATTCCTTTCCTGCCCATTGAATTTTTCAAAACCCAGCAGGTTATCACCGAAGGAATGGAGGCTGAAATAGTCTTTTCCAGCTCCGGTACAACGGGAATGATTACTTCAAAACATTATGTAGCCGACCTCAATATCTATGAGCGTACCTTTCGTGGGATCTTCGAAGATTTCTACGGCCCTTTGAGCAATATTGCCGTACTCGCGCTTCTCCCATCCTACTTGGAGAGAAGTGGATCTTCTTTGATATATATGGTTGACGATCTTATGGAACAAAGTGACCAACCTGAAAGCAATTACTTTCTGTATAACCATCAAGAGCTATACAAAACCCTTGTACAGCTCAAAAATAAGGGGACGAAGACGATTCTCTTTGGAGTAACGTATGCGCTTCTCGATTTTATCGAACAATATGCCTTCGATTTTCCAGAATTAATCATTATGGAAACAGGAGGAATGAAAGGAAAGCGCAAGGAAATGGTCAAAGAAGAAATCCATCAGCTTCTTGAAAAAGCGTTTGGTGTGGTCGGAATTCACTCTGAATATGGAATGACGGAACTGCTATCTCAGGGCTATTCCTCTGGTCAAGGAATTTTTCAGCTACCAAAATGGATGAAAATACTGATCCGGGATACGAATGATCCACTGAGTTTGATTGATTCAAATAAATCTGGAGGAATTAATGTTATCGATCTAGCGAATCGTTATTCCTGTTCGTTTATCGCAACACAGGATCTAGGGAAAGTACATGCGAATGGATCCTTTGAAATATTGGGCCGCTTTGACCAAAGTGATATACGGGGTTGCAACTTGCTGGTTCAATAA